In a genomic window of Mycolicibacterium neoaurum VKM Ac-1815D:
- the eccA gene encoding type VII secretion AAA-ATPase EccA: MSDHLVALFGSAVGMLPSAPARSLELFTEITAADETACDAWVGRIRCGDSDRATLFRAWFSRNNFGQLAGAAEISMNSVGARIPIGGMFGDITYPVNSPLAITMAFAVREAAEGNHADAMEALDDAPAMGGEYLVSWIRAVIYGAAERWTDVIDEVRSAGSWPDKFLAAAAGVAHGVAATNLGLFTEAERRLTESNSSPAGEACAQAIAWYLAMARRSQGNEDAAMALLEWLQATHPSPKVTAALRDPSYRLVTTTAEKIAQRTDPWDPGSVVADTSGREKLLADAQAELDRQIGLSRVKEQIEKYRAATQMAKIRAARGMKVAQQSKHMIFTGPPGTGKTTIARVVANILAGLGVIPEPKLVETSRKDFVAEYEGQSSVKTSRTIDRALGGVLFIDEAYTLVQERDGRTDPFGTEALDTLLARMENDRDRLVVIIAGYSNDIDRLLETNDGLRSRFSTRIEFDSYAPDEIVDIAKVIAEANDSRLSEEAAKRVLDAATLLGDRSLGGKPALDIAGNGRYARQLVEAGEQSRDMRLARSLDFENLGVEQLSEISGEDMAAAIDAVHARLNIG; encoded by the coding sequence ATGAGTGATCACCTGGTAGCCCTGTTCGGATCGGCGGTCGGCATGCTGCCCAGCGCTCCTGCTCGCTCCCTGGAACTGTTCACCGAAATCACCGCGGCGGACGAGACGGCGTGCGACGCGTGGGTGGGCCGGATCCGGTGCGGTGACTCCGACCGGGCGACGCTGTTCCGAGCCTGGTTCTCGCGGAACAACTTCGGGCAACTGGCCGGTGCTGCCGAGATATCGATGAACAGCGTGGGGGCGCGCATCCCCATCGGCGGCATGTTCGGCGACATCACCTACCCGGTCAACTCACCGCTGGCGATCACGATGGCATTCGCCGTGCGGGAGGCTGCCGAGGGCAACCACGCCGACGCCATGGAGGCGCTCGACGACGCCCCGGCGATGGGCGGCGAGTACCTGGTGTCCTGGATTCGCGCGGTCATCTACGGCGCGGCCGAGCGCTGGACGGATGTCATCGACGAGGTGCGCTCCGCCGGGAGCTGGCCGGACAAGTTCCTGGCCGCCGCGGCCGGTGTGGCGCACGGCGTGGCCGCCACCAATCTCGGTCTGTTCACCGAGGCCGAACGGCGTCTCACCGAATCCAACTCGTCTCCGGCGGGTGAGGCCTGCGCCCAGGCCATCGCCTGGTACCTGGCGATGGCGCGCCGCAGCCAGGGCAACGAGGATGCGGCCATGGCGCTGCTGGAATGGCTGCAGGCCACCCATCCCTCGCCGAAGGTGACCGCCGCACTGCGTGATCCGTCCTACCGCCTGGTCACCACCACCGCCGAGAAGATCGCCCAGCGCACCGATCCGTGGGATCCGGGCAGCGTCGTGGCCGACACCTCCGGGCGGGAGAAGCTGCTGGCCGATGCGCAGGCCGAACTGGACCGCCAGATCGGACTCAGCCGGGTCAAGGAGCAGATCGAGAAGTACCGTGCGGCAACGCAGATGGCCAAGATCCGCGCGGCGCGCGGGATGAAGGTGGCCCAGCAGTCCAAGCACATGATCTTCACCGGACCGCCCGGTACCGGCAAGACCACCATCGCCAGGGTGGTCGCCAATATCCTCGCCGGCCTCGGCGTGATCCCCGAGCCCAAGCTGGTGGAGACCTCGCGCAAGGATTTCGTGGCCGAGTACGAGGGACAGTCCTCGGTGAAGACCTCGCGTACCATCGACCGCGCCCTCGGCGGCGTGCTGTTCATCGACGAGGCCTACACCCTGGTCCAGGAACGCGACGGCCGTACCGACCCCTTCGGTACCGAGGCGTTGGACACCCTGCTGGCGCGGATGGAGAACGATCGCGACCGGCTGGTGGTGATCATCGCCGGGTACAGCAATGACATCGACCGGTTGCTCGAGACCAACGACGGCCTGCGGTCCCGGTTCTCCACCCGGATCGAGTTCGACTCCTATGCCCCCGACGAGATCGTCGACATCGCCAAGGTGATCGCCGAGGCCAACGACTCCAGGCTCAGCGAGGAGGCGGCCAAGCGGGTGCTCGATGCCGCGACGCTGCTGGGTGACCGTTCGCTGGGCGGAAAACCCGCACTCGACATCGCCGGAAACGGCCGGTACGCACGACAATTGGTGGAGGCGGGTGAGCAGAGCCGGGACATGCGGCTGGCCCGGTCGCTGGACTTCGAGAACCTCGGTGTGGAACAGCTCAGTGAGATCAGCGGTGAGGACATGGCCGCCGCGATCGATGCCGTGCACGCCAGGCTGAACATCGGATAA
- the eccCa gene encoding type VII secretion protein EccCa, which translates to MTTKKFTPIIKRGPRLTPGEITITPPDDLGIDIPPSGIQKALPWVMGGGMLGMIAIMIFTGIRQLSPYMLMMPLMMIMATVGFMAGGGPGGKRVPEINADRKEYLRYLAGLRTRVTTSAAAQVTFFNYHAPHPEDLLSIIGTNRQWSRQTNADFYAAVRIGVGSEPAVDRLLKPSVGGELSGPAGAPQPHLEPVSHMWLIKFLRTHGLIHDCPKLVQLRTFPTIAVGGDGARAAALLRAMICHLAVFHPPDLLQIRVLTDNPEDPDWAWLKWLPHVQHQTDTDSAGATRLVFTRPDGLADLTARGPHTADAAPSGPYVVVIDLTGGKAGFPVDGRAGVTVITLGNHRGSAYRIRLADDGTADDRLPNQTFRLVANTADQMTPTAAGRVARKLAGWSITGTIIDKNTRVHKKVATEWHQLVGAQSVEEVTPARWRMFADTDRDRLRIPFGHELKTGDIMHLDIKEGAEFGAGPHGMLIGTTGSGKSEFLRTLILSLAATHHPDQVNLLLTDFKGGSTFLGMEKLPHTAAVVTNMEEEAELVSRMGEVLSGELDRRQSILRQAGIQVGAAGALSGVAEYEKHRERGADLAPLPTLFVVVDEFAELLQNHPDFIALFDRICRVGRSLRVHLLLATQSLNTGGVRIDKLEPNLTYRIALRTTSSAESKAVIGTPEAQYITNKESGVGFLRVGMEDPVKFRSVYTGTNYVPAAAITTNGDSAPRIQVPSQIRIQPFTAAPMMDASGVTQR; encoded by the coding sequence ATGACCACCAAGAAGTTCACCCCGATCATCAAGCGCGGCCCTCGGCTGACACCCGGTGAAATCACCATCACCCCACCGGATGACCTGGGAATCGACATTCCGCCCTCGGGTATCCAGAAGGCACTGCCGTGGGTCATGGGTGGCGGCATGCTGGGCATGATCGCGATCATGATCTTCACCGGCATCCGGCAGCTTTCGCCCTACATGCTGATGATGCCGCTGATGATGATCATGGCCACGGTCGGCTTCATGGCCGGTGGGGGGCCGGGTGGCAAGCGCGTCCCCGAGATCAACGCCGACCGCAAGGAGTACCTGCGTTACCTGGCGGGCCTGCGGACCCGCGTCACCACCTCGGCTGCCGCGCAGGTCACCTTCTTCAACTACCACGCACCGCATCCCGAGGATCTGCTCTCGATCATCGGTACCAACCGGCAGTGGTCTCGCCAGACCAACGCCGACTTCTATGCCGCTGTCCGCATCGGTGTCGGATCCGAGCCCGCCGTCGATCGCTTGCTCAAACCGTCTGTGGGCGGTGAGCTCTCGGGTCCCGCCGGCGCGCCGCAACCGCATCTGGAGCCCGTCAGCCACATGTGGCTGATCAAGTTCCTGCGTACCCACGGCCTCATCCACGACTGCCCGAAGTTGGTGCAGCTGAGAACATTCCCGACCATCGCCGTCGGCGGCGACGGTGCCCGGGCGGCGGCACTGCTGCGCGCCATGATCTGCCATCTCGCGGTGTTCCATCCGCCGGACCTGCTGCAGATCAGGGTGCTGACCGACAATCCGGAGGATCCGGATTGGGCGTGGCTCAAATGGCTGCCGCATGTGCAGCATCAGACCGACACCGATTCCGCGGGTGCGACGCGGCTGGTGTTCACCCGGCCCGACGGGCTGGCCGACCTGACCGCGCGCGGCCCGCACACCGCCGATGCCGCGCCAAGTGGGCCCTACGTGGTCGTGATCGACCTGACCGGGGGCAAGGCCGGTTTCCCCGTGGACGGCCGGGCCGGCGTCACGGTCATCACGCTCGGCAATCACCGCGGATCGGCCTACCGGATCCGGCTGGCCGACGACGGCACCGCCGACGACAGATTGCCCAACCAGACCTTCCGGCTGGTCGCCAACACCGCCGACCAGATGACGCCCACCGCGGCGGGTCGGGTGGCGCGCAAGCTGGCAGGCTGGTCGATCACCGGCACGATCATCGACAAGAACACCCGGGTGCACAAGAAGGTCGCCACCGAATGGCATCAGCTGGTGGGTGCCCAGTCGGTCGAGGAGGTGACCCCCGCCCGGTGGCGGATGTTCGCCGACACCGACCGCGACCGGCTCCGGATCCCGTTCGGCCACGAGCTCAAGACCGGCGACATCATGCACCTGGATATCAAGGAGGGTGCCGAGTTCGGTGCCGGCCCGCACGGGATGCTGATCGGTACGACGGGTTCCGGCAAGTCGGAGTTCCTCCGGACCCTGATCCTCTCGCTGGCCGCCACCCACCACCCCGACCAGGTGAACCTGCTGCTCACCGACTTCAAGGGCGGCTCGACATTCCTGGGCATGGAGAAGCTTCCCCACACCGCGGCGGTGGTCACCAACATGGAGGAAGAGGCGGAGCTGGTCAGCCGCATGGGCGAGGTGCTCTCCGGTGAACTCGACCGCCGCCAGTCCATCCTGCGCCAGGCCGGTATCCAGGTGGGCGCGGCCGGCGCGCTCTCCGGTGTGGCCGAATACGAGAAGCACCGCGAGCGCGGTGCCGACCTGGCCCCGCTGCCGACGCTGTTCGTCGTCGTCGACGAGTTCGCCGAACTGCTGCAGAACCACCCGGACTTCATCGCGCTGTTCGACCGGATCTGCCGCGTCGGCCGCTCGCTGCGTGTGCACCTGCTGCTGGCCACCCAGTCGCTCAATACCGGCGGCGTGCGCATCGACAAGCTGGAACCCAACCTCACCTATCGAATTGCGTTGCGCACCACCAGTTCCGCGGAGTCCAAGGCGGTGATCGGAACCCCGGAGGCGCAGTACATCACCAACAAGGAAAGCGGCGTCGGCTTCCTGCGGGTCGGTATGGAGGACCCGGTGAAGTTCCGCAGCGTCTACACCGGGACCAACTATGTTCCGGCCGCGGCGATCACCACCAACGGGGATTCCGCGCCTCGGATCCAGGTGCCCAGTCAGATACGGATCCAGCCCTTCACGGCCGCGCCCATGATGGATGCCTCGGGAGTGACACAACGATGA
- the eccB gene encoding type VII secretion protein EccB: MAGFRLTTKVQVSGWRFLLRRVEHAIVRRDTRMFDDPLQFYSRAVMCGVVIAVVICIGAALLAYFKPLGKRGSDTLLVDRTTNQLYVMVPGSDSIRPVYNLTSARLVLGNAATPSAVKSEELNRMTKGQPIGIPGAPYATPVGAPTSTWSLCDNVIKPESVAPQVQTSALVMPLAIDASVGPLRPNQGVLVTYQNLTWLVTADGRHAIDMADRAVTSAVGIPVTARATPISEALFNALPNVGPLKLPAVPGAGAPNTLGLAPNLVIGSVFRTLNNDVEQRYVVLSDGVAKVNGTTSAALRATNSFGLITPPSVEASDVASIPEQVFVSPLPDEPMDIRLRADAPTLCWSWQRDPGDQGPRQTVISGRHLPVPPSRMNSGIDQISGNATVYIDGGQYIRLQSPDPRYGESLYYVDPQGVRYGLPNEDTASSLGLHGPLTAPWQVVSWLIDGPVLSKQAALLEHDTLPPSPNPRKVNGELAAPVGAAAPAAGAPAPAPGGNLPAQAPGSPLPPEGAGG; this comes from the coding sequence ATGGCAGGATTCCGGCTCACCACAAAGGTCCAGGTCAGCGGCTGGCGCTTCCTCTTGCGTCGTGTCGAGCACGCGATCGTGCGCCGCGACACCCGGATGTTCGACGACCCGCTGCAGTTCTACAGCCGCGCGGTGATGTGCGGTGTCGTCATCGCGGTCGTCATCTGCATCGGGGCCGCGCTGCTGGCGTACTTCAAACCGCTGGGCAAACGCGGCTCGGACACGCTGTTGGTCGATCGCACCACCAACCAGCTCTACGTCATGGTGCCCGGATCCGACAGCATCCGGCCGGTCTACAACCTGACCTCCGCACGGTTGGTCCTCGGTAACGCCGCCACGCCGTCGGCGGTCAAGTCCGAGGAGCTCAACCGGATGACCAAGGGTCAGCCGATCGGCATTCCCGGTGCCCCGTACGCCACCCCGGTGGGCGCGCCGACCTCGACATGGTCGCTGTGCGACAACGTCATCAAGCCCGAGAGCGTCGCCCCCCAGGTGCAGACGTCGGCGTTGGTGATGCCATTGGCCATCGACGCCTCGGTGGGTCCGTTGCGTCCGAACCAGGGTGTGCTGGTCACCTATCAGAACCTGACGTGGCTGGTGACCGCCGATGGCAGGCACGCCATCGATATGGCCGACCGGGCGGTGACCTCCGCCGTCGGCATCCCGGTCACCGCGCGGGCCACCCCGATCTCGGAGGCACTGTTCAACGCCCTGCCCAACGTCGGGCCGCTGAAGCTGCCCGCGGTGCCGGGTGCGGGCGCGCCGAACACCCTCGGGCTGGCACCCAATCTGGTGATCGGATCGGTCTTCCGGACCCTGAACAACGATGTCGAACAGCGGTATGTCGTGCTGTCCGACGGTGTCGCCAAGGTCAACGGGACCACGTCGGCGGCGTTGCGCGCCACGAACTCCTTCGGGCTGATCACCCCGCCGTCGGTGGAGGCCAGCGATGTCGCCAGCATCCCCGAGCAGGTGTTCGTCTCGCCGCTGCCCGACGAGCCGATGGACATCCGGCTGCGCGCGGATGCGCCGACGCTGTGCTGGTCGTGGCAGCGCGATCCGGGCGACCAGGGACCACGCCAGACCGTGATCAGCGGCAGGCACCTGCCCGTGCCCCCCAGTCGGATGAACAGTGGGATCGACCAGATCTCTGGAAATGCCACCGTGTACATCGACGGCGGCCAATACATCAGGCTGCAGTCACCGGATCCGCGGTACGGCGAAAGCCTCTATTACGTCGACCCGCAGGGTGTGCGCTACGGGCTGCCCAACGAGGACACCGCCTCATCGCTGGGGCTCCACGGTCCGCTCACGGCGCCGTGGCAGGTGGTCAGCTGGCTCATCGACGGCCCGGTGCTGTCCAAGCAGGCCGCGCTGCTGGAGCATGACACCCTGCCCCCGAGTCCGAACCCCCGAAAGGTCAACGGCGAACTCGCTGCGCCCGTCGGTGCTGCCGCCCCGGCCGCTGGTGCACCCGCTCCCGCTCCCGGCGGCAACCTGCCCGCCCAGGCCCCCGGATCGCCGCTGCCGCCGGAAGGAGCAGGTGGATGA
- the eccCb gene encoding type VII secretion protein EccCb, translating to MTSTESEPRVLREVVLEQLTTGEVRAYKMWLPPLTDPTPVNELVERDQRQPLRFGLGIMDEPRRHRQEVWGIDVSAAAGNIAIGGAPQTGKSTFLQTLVLSAAATHTPRQVQFYCIDLGGGGLMYLEDLPHVGGVATRSEPDRVNRAVAEMKAVLRQREAMFKQYRVGSIASYRQMREDPNHPAFHDPFGDVFLVIDGWPAFVAEFPDLEPVVQDLAGQGLAFGVHTIISTPRWTELKSRVRDYLGTKVEFRLGDVNETQVDRMTRDIPANRPGRAISGEKHHLMIGVPRLDGVHSAADIVPAITAAVDHIASLHTDEAPRVRVLPERIHLRELDPTPPGPDADYRTRWTIPVGIRESDLSVAYNNMQITPHLLIFGAPKSGKTTIAHAVAQAICSRNSPEQVRFMLADYRSGLLDAVPQSHLLDAGAVNRNSASLEESIKALAVNLKKRLPPPDLTTAQLRARSWWTGPDVVLLVDDWHMIVAASGMVPPMTPLAPLLPAAADIGLHIVVTCQMSQAHRATMDKFVGAAFGAGSPTLFLSGEKTEFPSSEFKLKRRPPGQALLISPDGKEVVQAAYIDPPAEEVFGAPPNGG from the coding sequence ATGACGTCCACAGAATCCGAGCCGCGCGTCCTGCGCGAAGTGGTGCTCGAACAGTTGACCACCGGTGAGGTTCGGGCCTACAAGATGTGGCTGCCGCCGTTGACCGATCCCACACCGGTCAACGAACTCGTCGAGCGTGATCAGCGCCAGCCCTTGCGATTCGGGCTGGGCATCATGGACGAGCCCCGTCGGCACCGCCAGGAGGTGTGGGGGATCGACGTGTCGGCCGCTGCGGGCAACATCGCCATCGGTGGGGCACCGCAGACCGGCAAGTCGACGTTTCTGCAGACGTTGGTGCTGTCAGCGGCGGCCACCCACACCCCGCGCCAGGTGCAGTTCTACTGCATCGATCTCGGTGGCGGCGGGTTGATGTACCTCGAAGACCTGCCGCACGTCGGCGGGGTCGCCACCCGCTCCGAGCCCGACCGGGTCAACCGGGCCGTCGCAGAGATGAAAGCCGTTCTGCGACAACGCGAGGCGATGTTCAAGCAGTACCGCGTCGGCTCCATCGCGTCGTACCGGCAGATGCGCGAGGATCCCAATCACCCGGCGTTCCACGATCCGTTCGGTGACGTGTTCCTGGTGATCGACGGCTGGCCGGCATTCGTCGCCGAGTTCCCCGACCTGGAGCCGGTGGTGCAGGACCTGGCCGGGCAGGGACTGGCATTCGGCGTACACACCATCATCTCCACCCCGCGCTGGACCGAACTGAAATCGCGGGTCCGCGATTATCTGGGCACGAAGGTCGAGTTCCGGCTCGGTGATGTCAACGAGACCCAGGTCGACCGGATGACCCGCGATATCCCGGCCAACCGCCCGGGCCGGGCCATCTCGGGGGAGAAGCACCATCTGATGATCGGTGTGCCGCGTCTGGACGGTGTGCACAGCGCCGCCGATATCGTCCCGGCCATCACCGCGGCGGTGGATCACATCGCCTCCCTGCACACCGATGAGGCACCCCGGGTCAGGGTGCTGCCCGAACGCATCCATCTGCGCGAACTCGATCCCACGCCGCCCGGCCCCGACGCCGACTACCGCACACGGTGGACCATCCCGGTCGGCATCCGGGAGTCCGACCTGTCGGTGGCCTACAACAACATGCAGATCACGCCGCATCTGCTGATATTCGGGGCGCCGAAATCGGGGAAGACGACGATCGCGCATGCGGTCGCCCAGGCGATCTGTTCCCGCAACAGTCCCGAGCAGGTCCGGTTCATGCTGGCCGACTATCGGTCGGGCCTGCTGGATGCGGTGCCGCAGAGCCATCTGCTCGACGCGGGGGCGGTGAACCGCAACAGCGCCTCGTTGGAGGAATCCATCAAGGCGCTGGCAGTCAACCTCAAGAAGCGCCTGCCGCCGCCGGACCTGACCACCGCGCAGCTGCGGGCCCGGTCGTGGTGGACCGGCCCCGACGTGGTGCTGCTGGTCGACGACTGGCACATGATCGTGGCGGCGTCCGGGATGGTGCCGCCGATGACACCGCTCGCGCCGTTGCTGCCCGCCGCGGCGGATATCGGCCTGCACATCGTGGTGACCTGCCAGATGAGCCAGGCGCACCGGGCCACGATGGACAAGTTCGTCGGCGCCGCGTTCGGTGCCGGATCCCCCACTCTGTTTCTTTCCGGTGAGAAGACCGAGTTCCCCTCGAGCGAGTTCAAACTCAAGCGCAGGCCCCCTGGCCAGGCACTTCTCATCTCTCCAGATGGCAAAGAGGTCGTTCAGGCCGCCTATATCGATCCCCCCGCAGAAGAAGTGTTCGGAGCACCCCCAAACGGTGGTTAA
- a CDS encoding ESX secretion-associated protein EspG, whose product MTSSFAGHGEPTHYDDVVAVEVTIDGMLVIADRLQLEEFPPALGIRPNIPQPDLREKVWDQVARDLTEQGVLDAFGAPHPEVAAMSDTLSRPDRTLECRWWRRDVGGKMVRFVVCRKGDRHVIAARDGDLLVLQRVAPQVGLAGMVTAVLGPAEPADVEPMTGVTARLAESRTPNQLSQFGISPASARTYADATANPNSWVEITAAERHSGGTYTQADVAAGVLDSPLGRIVSIPRKVNGELYGSFLAGTQDNLQRALDGLMSFLPAGAWFEAKAEPTYYDDGD is encoded by the coding sequence ATGACCAGTTCTTTCGCCGGACACGGTGAACCCACGCACTATGACGACGTGGTCGCCGTCGAGGTCACGATCGACGGCATGCTCGTCATCGCCGATCGGCTACAGCTCGAGGAGTTCCCGCCCGCCCTGGGTATCCGGCCCAACATCCCCCAGCCCGACCTGCGGGAGAAGGTCTGGGACCAGGTTGCCCGCGATCTCACCGAGCAGGGCGTGCTCGACGCGTTCGGCGCACCGCATCCCGAGGTCGCGGCGATGTCCGACACCCTGTCGCGACCCGATCGGACCCTGGAATGCCGATGGTGGCGACGCGATGTCGGCGGCAAGATGGTCCGGTTCGTGGTGTGCCGCAAGGGTGATCGACATGTCATCGCCGCACGCGACGGTGACTTGCTGGTTTTGCAGCGGGTGGCGCCGCAGGTCGGATTGGCCGGAATGGTCACCGCGGTGCTCGGCCCCGCCGAGCCGGCGGATGTCGAGCCGATGACCGGGGTCACCGCCCGGTTGGCCGAATCGCGCACGCCCAACCAGCTGTCCCAGTTCGGGATCTCGCCGGCCTCGGCGCGCACCTACGCCGACGCGACGGCCAACCCGAACAGCTGGGTGGAGATCACCGCCGCCGAGCGGCACTCCGGGGGCACGTACACCCAGGCCGATGTCGCTGCCGGCGTACTGGATTCGCCGCTGGGCCGCATCGTGTCGATCCCACGCAAGGTCAACGGCGAGCTCTACGGGAGCTTCCTGGCCGGCACCCAGGACAACCTGCAGCGCGCGCTGGACGGACTGATGTCCTTCCTGCCCGCCGGGGCCTGGTTCGAGGCCAAGGCCGAGCCGACCTACTACGACGACGGAGACTGA
- a CDS encoding PPE family protein, with product MVASIPPVPFVYGALPPEVNTGRLMAGAGAAPMYQAAAAWEALAIALETQAEELSASLASLAGSWQGGASEQAIQATTPMIVWLHTAALQAQKRAMQAIAQANSYLLAMAVTPPLVEIEANHVTHAVLEATNFLGVNTVPIGVNEFDYFVRMWTQAAVAMHGYQAETAANIMFEPIPPLKPIVMPGVGEAALGFASGKIAATLPGSAMRELAFAQVAAQASIESAALHVGRAAANSNAAMVSAQTQARKGENTAQQAQGEPEQLMQGAQQGAQMGMQVASQVGSMLAQAPQQMMQTVTQPMQQILAPMQQVSSMFGQLGGGLNKGAQFGLMGASPFSNHPLAGGTGAGAGAGLVRAASLPGAGGTLASTPLMSGLLGQPAGAAAPVGAAAGGAGSGLAPVGNGAGGGPMGGMGQGAKRGTNRQGLAAPSALAHDLGEDEDEDDDW from the coding sequence ATGGTTGCCTCAATTCCCCCTGTGCCGTTTGTGTACGGGGCCCTGCCTCCGGAGGTGAACACCGGCCGGTTGATGGCCGGTGCCGGTGCGGCGCCCATGTATCAGGCGGCGGCCGCCTGGGAGGCCTTGGCGATTGCGTTGGAAACCCAGGCCGAGGAGCTCTCGGCCAGCCTCGCCTCGCTGGCGGGTTCCTGGCAGGGCGGGGCCAGTGAGCAGGCGATCCAGGCGACCACGCCCATGATCGTCTGGTTGCACACCGCTGCCCTGCAGGCCCAGAAGCGGGCCATGCAGGCGATCGCGCAGGCGAACTCGTATCTGTTGGCCATGGCGGTGACGCCGCCGTTGGTCGAGATCGAGGCCAACCACGTCACGCATGCGGTGCTGGAGGCCACCAACTTCCTCGGTGTGAACACCGTGCCGATCGGGGTCAACGAGTTCGACTACTTCGTGCGGATGTGGACCCAGGCGGCCGTCGCGATGCATGGCTACCAGGCGGAGACGGCCGCGAACATCATGTTCGAACCGATCCCACCGCTGAAGCCGATCGTGATGCCCGGTGTCGGTGAGGCAGCACTGGGGTTCGCCTCGGGAAAGATCGCCGCCACCCTGCCGGGGTCGGCAATGCGCGAGCTGGCGTTCGCGCAGGTGGCGGCGCAGGCCAGTATCGAATCCGCGGCGCTGCATGTCGGCCGTGCCGCGGCGAACAGCAATGCGGCGATGGTGTCGGCGCAGACCCAGGCGCGCAAGGGCGAGAACACCGCGCAGCAGGCTCAGGGCGAGCCCGAGCAGCTGATGCAGGGCGCACAGCAGGGTGCCCAGATGGGTATGCAGGTCGCCTCGCAGGTGGGCTCGATGCTCGCCCAGGCTCCGCAGCAGATGATGCAGACGGTCACCCAGCCGATGCAGCAGATCCTCGCGCCGATGCAGCAGGTCAGTTCGATGTTCGGCCAGCTCGGTGGTGGTCTGAACAAGGGTGCGCAGTTCGGGCTGATGGGTGCCAGCCCGTTCTCCAATCATCCGTTGGCAGGCGGGACCGGGGCGGGCGCGGGCGCCGGACTGGTGCGCGCGGCGTCGTTGCCGGGCGCCGGCGGCACGCTGGCCAGCACACCGCTGATGAGCGGGCTGCTCGGACAGCCGGCAGGGGCGGCGGCCCCGGTCGGTGCGGCGGCCGGTGGTGCCGGTTCGGGGTTGGCCCCGGTCGGCAACGGTGCCGGCGGTGGACCCATGGGGGGCATGGGGCAGGGAGCGAAACGCGGTACGAATCGGCAAGGCCTGGCGGCGCCGTCCGCCCTCGCCCATGACCTGGGTGAGGACGAGGACGAGGACGACGACTGGTGA
- a CDS encoding PE domain-containing protein — MQPMAHNPAVLGVGNQVIANGSRGLATGTAATAEASALLPAGAEEVSVQAVLAFASEGAQMAALNAYAQQELARAGAAYLEATGIYTTADAQAAATLS, encoded by the coding sequence ATGCAACCGATGGCACACAATCCCGCTGTTCTCGGTGTCGGGAACCAGGTGATTGCGAACGGATCCCGGGGTTTGGCCACCGGAACCGCAGCCACCGCGGAGGCGTCGGCGCTGTTGCCGGCCGGTGCGGAAGAGGTATCTGTGCAGGCAGTCCTGGCGTTCGCCAGTGAAGGCGCACAGATGGCGGCGCTGAATGCGTACGCCCAGCAGGAGCTGGCGCGTGCCGGAGCCGCGTACCTCGAGGCGACCGGTATCTACACGACCGCCGACGCCCAGGCCGCCGCGACGCTGTCCTGA